The Rhizobium sp. CCGE531 genomic sequence AGGCAATCGAAGGCGCGCTCGGCGCACTCGGCTTTGACGGCGTCCATCAGGTTCGCCAGGGCAAGGTCTTCGATCTCGAGCTGGAAGGCACCGACAAGGCCAAGGCGGAGGCAGACCTCAAGGCCATGTGCGAAAAGCTTCTCGCCAATACGGTGATCGAGAACTTCAGCATTTCGATCGACTGAGAGCGTTGATGGTATCCACCAAACTTCAGACCGAAGTATCCAAATTTATGAGCTACGTGCTGAGGCATGCACCGCACGAGGCTGGATTGGTCCTGGATTCGGAAGGATGGGTGCCTTTCAACGATCTAAGAAAGGCGGTCCTTGATCGCTTCGATGTCACCGAAGCCGATATTCTCGAAGTGATCGAGTCCAATCCGAAGAAACGCTTCACTTTGTTGGATCACCGTATCCGTGCAGCGCAGGGCCATAGTGTCGTGGTTGATCTGGCGTTGAGCCCGGCAACGCCGCCATCGAAGCTGTTTCACGGAACATCGCTCGAAAGCTGGCCGACGATCCAAAGTTCGGGGCTGAAGAAGATGCAACGTCATCACGTTCACCTCTCCCCCGATATCGAAACGGCCAAAGTCGTCGCGACGAGACGCAAGGGTAACTACATCATCCTTGAAATCGATGCGACCCGTATGCACGCGGAAGGTCATTCTTTCTTTGTCAGTGACAATGGAGTATGGCTCACCGATCACGTTCCAAGCCAGTATCTTTCGCCTCTCTCGGGACCAGCATCATGAAATCAGCAGTCGTCCAACTCCCCGGCCTCAATCGTGATCGCGACATGATCGCGGCACTGACCAAGATCTCCGGTCATGCGCCGGTGACGGTGTGGCAGACCGAGACCGCGATCCCGGATGTCGACCTGATCGTCATTCCCGGCGGCTTCTCCTATGGTGATTACCTGCGCTGCGGCGCGATCGCCGCCCGCATGCCGATCATGCAGGCGATCAAGGACAAGGCCGACAAGGGCGTCAAGGTTCTCGGCGTCTGCAACGGTTTCCAGATCCTGCTGGAAGCCGGCATGCTGCCCGGCGCGCTGATGCGCAACGCCTCGCTGAAATTCGTCTGCCGCGAAGTGAAGTTGGAAGTCGTCAACGCCGAGACGGATTTCACGGCTGCCTACGCCAAGGGCCAGGTCATCCGCAGCCCGGTAGCCCACCACGACGGCAACTATTTCGCCGACGCCGCAACGCTGAAGACGATCGAGGACAATGGCCAGGTGGTCTTCCGCTATGCGGAAGGTACCAACCCGAACGGCTCCGTCAACGACATCGCCGGCCTGATCAACACCAAGGGCAATGTGCTTGGCATGATGCCGCATCCGGAAAATCTGATCGAGGCAGCCCATGGCGGCAACGATGGACGCGGCCTCTTCGCCTCCGCACTCGGCGTCATCGCAGCCTGACACCAGGCCGACCCGATATTGAAATCGTAAGATCGGCGCCTTTGCGTAAAGCAGCAGGGCGCCGAATAGTGTTCCGGCACCCCTCGGACGAACAGCCTAACCGCCTCATTGGAAAGAGATCGATGCGCCCTCGCCTCCTGACAGGACTTTACTCCGCCGCTGCCATTGCGACGCTTGCGCTGCTGGTCACTTCGTGCGGCCCGCGCCCGCCGAGCATCAATGCGACGGATCGCAGCGCCCTGTCGACGATGGAGCGCGTCATGCTCAATGCCAGTGCCTGCTGGTTCAAGTCGTCCGACCCGGCCTTCACCGGTTACCAGCTCTCTCCGGAACTCAACTCCTTTACCGGTCGTCCGCGCATCCTCGTGGTCGACAAGAAACATCCGACCGGCCGGCCGTCGCTCGTTGTGCAAGCGGAAGGCAATCCCGCACAGCTGCAGGCCTTCGGTCCGATGATGAACGGCGCCTCCGGCGGCCGTATCACGGGCGACGTCAATCGCTGGTCTGGTGGCTCGAAGGCCTGCAATTAGGCCGATGGCCTGAGGCTTTTTTCCGCCTTAGCGACATCCTGCGCCGCCGCATGACGTTCCCACACTCTCAGGGATCATTGCCATGGACAGGTTTGTCATTCTTTCAGGCTGCTCCGGCGGCGGAAAATCCACCTTGCTGGAGGCGCTCAGGCGTCGTGGTCACCACGTCGTCGAAGAGCCGGGGCGACGCATCGTCGTTGAGGAACTAGCAGGCGACGGCTCTGCTTTGCCCTGGGTCGACGCATCGGCATTTGCGCGCCGCGCGATCGCCATGTCGCTCGCCGATCGCAAGGAAGCGGCGGCGATTCCAGGCACCGTCTTCTTCGACAGGGGATTGATCGACGCCGCATCGGCGCTCGAGCATTTGACGAATGAGCCCGTGCTGACTTCGCTCAGCCAATTGCATCGCTACAACAGCCACGTCTTCCTGACCCCGCCCTGGCCGGAGATATATGCCGGCGACCGCGAACGGCGGCACGATTATGCAGCGGCGGTCGCCGAATACGAACGGCTAAGCGCCGTCTATCCCGCGCTCGGCTACGAAGCCCATGTGCTGCCGAAAATCGGCGTCGAGGAACGCGCGGATTTCGTTCATTCCGTTCTGGGGCTCTAGGTCACCGACTCATAAGATCGTAGCCAGATACGAATTGAGGCGAGCTGGATAGATGCGAGGAAGTTGTCGTCGCGTTTGTCATATCGTGTTGCGATGGCCCGGAAGTGTTTGAGTTTGTTGAAGAACCGCTCGACAGCGTTGCGTTGTTTGTAGAGCCGTGAGCTGAAGGCAGGAATATTGACCCTGTTTGGCATGGGACGGATACAGCCCCATGCTCCACGTGCTTTGAGGTCTTGTCGCAGCCTGTCGCTATCATAAGCGCGATCAGCCAGAAGTATTTGACCGGGCCCGATGGTCGCAAACATATCGGTCGCCGAGCGTCCGTCATGGGCCTGTCCGGCTGTCAGCTTTAAGCGGATCGGTCGGCCATCGGCATCGACAAGAGCATGGATTTTGGTTGTCAGCCCGCCGCGCGAGCGACCCATGCAACCGGATCGCTCGTCTTTTTTTGACCGTTGGCAGCATGTTGGTGAACGCGGATCGACGAGCTGTCGATCATCTGGATGTCGCCATCGTAAGCTTCTGATATTGCATCGAGAATACGTGCCCAATGCCCCGCATGACGCCATCGGTTAAAGCGGTTGACACAGGTCGTATAAGGGCCATAGCGCGCGGGAATATCCGCCCACGGCGCACCAGTTCTCAGCCGCCAGAAGATCCCATTCAATACGCGTCGGTCATCAACGCGGGCCTTACCACGAACCTTTGTCGGCAGAAGGGGTTCGATCACCGACCATTCGAAATCCGTCAAATCAAAGCGCGCCATCTCTGCCTCCAAGCCTGACAGACAGAGAATCACAAATCATTCAAATCCAAAACTATTTTATGGGTATGTGACCTAAGGCAATTCCAGGAAAAGTGCGCAGCGGTTTTCCGTCCGGAATTGCGGCAAAGAGATAGAGCGGTTCAGAGATTCCGTGAAAAGCTGAACCGCTCTAATAGACCGGCCGCCCCTCAATCCCAGAAGAACGACCTCTTGGCCTCCGTCGCCGCCTCGCGACGCGTCAGGCCGATGTCGATCAGCTGATCGTCCGTCAGGCCCCGCAGGACCCAGCGGCTCTCGCGCTTCTCCAGCCAATGCAGATAGACGGCCCAAAGCCGAAGCACCGGATGCGGCTTTGGCTGTGCCGTCCGGACTTTTACGCCTGCTGAAGACGCATCTTGCGCCTCGGTCGAGCAGATTGCATCTATTGTACTCATCTTCATTCTCACATCATGGTGACAATTTTCGCGCATCGAGCCAAACGATACAAATTGACTCATAATCTTGACTCGATGACAGATACAATCTAGGAAATTGTCATTATGACAAATTGGCTTCCTGACATTTCAAGCGGGACCGGTCCGGTCTACATTCGCGTCGCCGACAGCATCGAGAATGCGATCACGCATGGCGTCCTGCCGCCCGGCACCAAGCTGCCGCCGCAGCGCAATCTTGCCTATGACATCGGTGTCACCATCGGCACGGTAAGCAGGGCCTATGCCCTTGTGCATGAACGCGGCCTGGTGGCGGGCGAAGTCGGCCGCGGCACCTATGTGCTGGAACGCTCGAACGGCAAGCAGATCGAGCTCGTCGATCCGATCACGCAGGCACTCGCCGGCACCCGCGGCCTGAATACGCCGGAAGCCAGGATCCGCTTCGACACGACCGCCGCCCCCGACATTGGCCAGGGCGAAATCATCGGCAGGCTCTTTGCCGACATCAGCAGCGAGCATCAGACGGAAATTTCATCCTATTCTCGGAATTTCCCGGCAAGCTGGTTTCAAGCGGGACAGATCTGGCTCGCCCGCAACGGCTGGCAGCCGGCAATCGATACAATCGTGCCGACGCTTGGCGCCCATGCCGCCGCCATCGCGGTCATTTCGGCTGTCACCTCACCGGGCGACAAGATCGTCTTCGAGAACCTCACCTATACGCAGATCAGCCGCGCCGCACGCCTCCTTGGACGCCGCTCGATCCTGGTGGATTCAGACGAGCATGGCATGATCCCGGAGGATTTCGAGCGCCTGTGCCAGCAGCAGCATCCGCGCCTCGCCTTCCTGATGCCGACGGCTCACAATCCCACACTGGTGACAATGCCGGAATCCAGACGCCGGGCAATCGCCGCCATCGCGCGCCGGCACAGCGTCTGGCTGATCGAGGACGACCTCTACGGCGGCATGACCGGCGACCCAAATCCGCTCATGGCCGCCATCGCGCCGGAACGAACTTTCGTGGTCAGCAGCCTGTCGAAGTCGGTTACCGCGGGCGTACGCGGCGGCTGGGTCGCCTGTCCGCCGCATTTTGCCCAGCGCATCAAGGTCACCCACAAGATGACGACCGGCGGCCTGCCCTTCATTCTGGCCGAAACCTGCGCCCGGCTCGTACTCGGCGGTCACGCACTGGAATTGCGCCGCAGGTCGGTGGAGGAGATCAAGGCCCGCGAACTGATCGCGCGCGGGGCGCTGGCTGGTTTCGAGTTCAACTCGCATCCGCATCTGCCGTTCCTGTGGCTGAAGCTGCCCGAGCCCTGGCTCTCGGGCACATTCAAGAACGCCGCCCTCGCCGAGGGGGTGCTGGTCGATGACGAGGACGAGTTCAAGGCAGCGCGAATCGAACGGGTTTTCCACAGGGTCCGCGTCGCCTTTTCCTCGCCGGCACAGCGAGAAGATGTCCTGGCCGGCTTCATGACGTTACGCAGGTTGTTGGAAAACGGCTCATCGACATATGATAGTCACATTTAAGCAAGCCTTATCAATTTATCGACAAGCATCTTGCGGAAATACGATTGCGTCGTCTCGACTCTTAGCATCCTACCATTCTATCAATAAGTCAGGATTCGCCCGCCACACTAGGGGGAGTGCATGGCTATTGCAGGCTATTTAAGCAAGCGTTTAGTTACGAGTTTTCTGGTAGTCAGTTCCGTATTCATAGCAGGTCAGTCCACAGCCGCCGCCGCGGACACCGTAGCGGTTGCCCCTCAAGCCAAGATCTTCGACGAATTGCGCTTCGGCGCGAGTGGATCGGTTCAGAGCGGATATGATCACGAGAATGGCGTCTTTCCGGATGTCCAGGTGCTCTTCAATCCGTTCGGCTACAATCCGACCGCCGATTGGAAGGATCAGCTGACCCATCCGCGTATCCATCTGGGAACCTCGATCGGCACGGGCGGTTCGGCGACGCAGGTCTATGGCGGCCTCTCCTGGACGCTCACGCACAGCAACGGCATCTTCACGGAAGTCGGCTTCGGCGGCACGGTGCACACCGGCAATCTCGACAATTGGCAGGATCATGGCCCGATGCTCGGCTGTCGCCTCCTGTTCCACGAATATGCCGGCCTCGGCTACAATTTCGACAACCATTGGAACGTGATGGCGCAGATTGCGCATTCGTCGCACGCCAATCTCTGCGATGGCCCCAATGGCGGCATGACGCGCGCAGGCGTCATGGTCGGCTACAAATTCTGACGCTCGGAGAGCGGCCGCGAATGGCCGCTTATATGGCGCTCACAGGGTCTCGTCTGCGCAGGGGAGCTTGCGGGTTGAGGTATCGGAAAACCGCGCGTCCATCGGCGAAAGACCTTGCGGATTGGGCTCCGTCAGGCAACCGTAAAGCTCCGGGCGGCGGCCGCGAATCCAGCGTTGCCCCGTGCATTTGTCGAGCAAACCAAGATCGATCTCAGTACTCACCATTGCGTCGGCCGCCTGCCAGGTCTCAACCAGGATCCGGCCATAGGGATCGAGGATCATGGCATTGCCTGTGCGCACCTCATCCTCGTCCTGGCCGACGCCATTGCTAAAGATCAGAAACATGCCGTTGTCGTGCGCGCGAGACGGCAGCCACCGCATAAACCATTCGCGACCATTGGGACCACGAATTTCGGCTTCGATCGCTTCCGGCTCTTCGTGGCGGCGGGTCCATTTCTCGACCGGAATTCGCTTCATTCCATGTGGGCTGACGGAGTAGCCGCCGCCCGCTTGATGCGGCGCTATCAGCATTTCCGCACCAAGTAGGGCGTTTGCTCGCGCGTTTTCGATGAGATTATTGTCCCAGCAGATCAGAATGCCGGCGCGAACACCCCAAGGCGTATCGAAGACCGTGTAGCTATTGCCGCTGGAAATGAGACGATGCTCCCAGGCATGGAGTTTGCGATGGCAATGAATCTGCCCATCCGGCATGCAGACGGCATAGCTGTTGTACAAGGATTGATCCTCGGCCAGCTCCAGGAATCCCGCGCCGATCGCAATCCCCTTCTCGCGTGCCAAGGTAGCGACATAGGAAATCGACGGGCCGGAAAGCGGTTCGGCAAGCGCATATAGGCCATCTCGATCCATCTTGGGGACATGCCAATATCCGGTGATGCACATCTCGGGGAACGCGACGAACTGGCTGCCCTCGAGAACGGCCTCATTGGTGAAATGCGCGATCCGAGCCAGATTGTAGGCCTTGTCGCTGGCCTTGTGCTGAAACTGCACGGAAGAAACTTTGAATGTCATGACCGATGCCTCCGATGAGCTGTGGCGATTGAGTGCTTGCTTATGATTTGACTGCGCCGACATCCTTTTGTAAAATGAAACTTTAGATCAAAAATATTCGGAAATAGAATGGAACTTAAACTGCTGCGATCGTTCATCGAGCTTGCCGATGCGGGTCACTACGGCAAGACCGCGGCGAAGCTGTTCATCACGCAATCGACGCTGTCGAAGCAGATACAGGCATTGGAAGAGAGCGTCGGAGGAGCGCTCTTCGAGCGCGGACGGCATGGCGCGATACTGACGCCATTGGGCATGCTGCTGAAGCGGGAAGCGCGGGCGCTCCTGCGCCTCAGCGAGGATATCGATGTCAAGATGCGTCGCGCCAATGCCGGGCTGACCGGGCAGCTGGATATTGGTTTTGGCATTTCGACGCTCGTCATCGCGCCGAAACTCATCGCTGGATTTCGCGCGGTGACGCCGGACAGCCAGATCACGCTCAATGACTTGCCGTCGCGAACACAACATGAGCGCCTGCTGAGCGGCCGGCTCGATATCGGTATTTGCCGTGCGCCGGAGGAAGGTGACGAATTGTCTTTCATGCCGCTTATCGAGGAGCAACTGGCGTTGGTGCTGCCGCAAGAGGTGGAGTTCCCTGCTCCGGATCAAATGTCGACCTTGAACCAGCTTGGCTTCGTGGCGCTTTCACCGTCCAGCGGGCCGGGATTGGATAAACAGCTCAGCCGCTGGTGCGCGGCGAACGGTTTCAAGCCGCGTATCGTTCAACATGCGGAAGATATCCTGACCGTGCATGCCGTGGTGGCCGCCGGATTGGGAGCGGCGCTTTTACCTTGGCACGGCGTCAATGCTCTAGCCGGCCGCACCCACCAGCAACCTCTTTCCGGCATAGAATCCACTTGGCCCGTCGGACTTTGCTGGCATAGGAAGCAAGCAACGCCCCTTTTGAGCCGATTTGTAGATTATGTATCGAAACATCGATGAGAGGGCGCCCTGCGGGAGTATTCCTGCCAATGGAGCGTCATGAATGCCGGCGTGTTGTGAACGCCGGTGATTTTCCTGTCGCACGACAGGGAGACTTGCGCTAAAGAGACCCCGATCCCTGACCGGCCTTCAAACCCTTTACAGGCAAGGACACTCGAGCGCCCATGACCATTTCCAATTCGATCCAGATCACCCCCGAACTGATTGCCGCCCACGGCCTGAAGCCGGATGAGTATCAGCGTATTCTGGATCTGATCGGCCGCGAGCCCACCTTCACCGAGCTCGGCATCTTTTCGGCCATGTGGAACGAGCACTGCTCATATAAGTCCTCCAAGAAGTGGCTTCGCACTCTCCCGACCAAGGGGCCGCGCGTCATCCAGGGTCCGGGCGAAAATGCCGGCGTGGTCGATATCGATGATGGCGACTGCGTCGTCTTCAAGATGGAAAGCCACAACCACCCGTCCTACATCGAGCCTTATCAGGGTGCGGCGACCGGCGTCGGCGGCATTCTGCGCGACGTCTTCACCATGGGCGCTCGTCCGGTCGCTGCCATGAACGCCCTGCGCTTCGGTGAGCCGGATCATCCAAAGACCCGTCACCTCGTCTCCGGCGTCGTTGCCGGCGTCGGCGGCTATGGCAATTCCTTCGGCGTTCCGACTGTCGGCGGCGAAGTCGAGTTCGACGCGCGCTACAACGGCAATATCCTGGTCAACGCCTTTGCGGCCGGCCTTGCCAAGTCCAATGCCATCTTCCTGTCGGAAGCCAAGGGCGTCGGCCTGCCCGTCGTCTATCTCGGCGCCAAGACCGGCCGTGACGGCGTCGGCGGCGCGACCATGGCTTCGGCGGAATTCGACGAATCGATCGAGGAAAAGCGCCCGACCGTTCAGGTCGGCGACCCCTTCACCGAAAAATGCCTGCTGGAAGCCTGCCTGGAACTGATGCAGACGGGCGCTGTCATCGCCATCCAGGACATGGGTGCCGCCGGTCTTACCTGCTCCGCTGTCGAAATGGGCGCCAAGGGCGACCTTGGCATCGAGCTCGAACTCGACAAGGTGCCGGTGCGCGAAGAACATATGACCGCCTATGAAATGATGCTGTCGGAAAGCCAGGAGCGCATGCTCATGGTGCTGCAGCCGGAAAAAGAAGCCGTCGCCAAGGCGATCTTCGTCAAATGGGGTCTGGATTTCGCCATCGTCGGCAAGACGACGGACGACCTGCGTTTCCGCGTCATCCATCAGGGCGAGGAAGTCGCCAACCTGCCGATCAAGGATCTCGGCGATCAGGCTCCGGAATATGACCGCCCCTGGCGGGAATCCGACAAGCGCGCCGCCCTGCCCGCCGATCTCGTCGCAGCTCCGGAAGATTACGGCCAGGCGCTGCTGACGCTCGTCGGCTCCGCCAACCAGTCCAGCCGTCGCTGGGTCTATGAGCAGTATGACACTCTGATCCAGGGCAATTCGCTGCAGCTTCCCGGCGGTGACGCCGGCGTCGTCCGCGTCGAGGGTCATCCGAGCAAGGCGCTGGCCTTCTCCTCCGACGTCACCCCGCGCTATGTCGAAGCCGATCCGTTCGAAGGCGGCAAGCAGGCCGTGGCCGAATGCTGGCGCAACATCACGGCGACCGGCGCCGAACCGCTGGCCGCGACAGACAACCTGAATTTCGGCAATCCGGAAAAGCCCGAGATCATGGGCCAGCTCGTCGGCGCGATCAAAGGCATCGGCGAAGCCTGCCGCGCGCTTGATTTTCCGATCGTCTCGGGCAACGTCTCGCTCTACAACGAGACCAATGGCGTCGCGATCCTGCCGACCCCCACCATCGCCGGCGTCGGCCTGCTGCCGGACTGGAAGGCGATGGCCCGCATCGGCTCCGCTTCCGAAGGCGACCGCGTGCTGATGATCGGTGTCGACGGCAGCCATCTCGGCTCCTCGATCTATCTCCGCAATATCATTGGCTCGACCGATGGCCCGGCTCCGGAAGTCGATCTCTTCGCCGAACGCCGCAACGGCGATTTCGTCCGCTCCGCCATCCGCAACGACCAGGTCACGGCCTGCCACGACATCTCGTCCGGCGGCTTGGCACTCGCTCTTGCCGAAATGGCGATGGCATCCCGCAAAGGGCTGCGCATCGACCTTGGCGAATTCAAGACCCTGCCGCATGCAGCGCTTTTCGGGGAGGATCAGGCCCGCTACGTCATCGCCGTACCGGCCGATGTCGCTGATTTCGTCTGCATCAACGCGGAAAGCGCCGGCGTGCCCTTCCGCCGCCTCGGAACCGTCGGCGGCGATGCCCTTGCCATCGATGGCCTGTTAACGCTTCAGGTTGAACAGTTGCGCGAGGCGCATGAATCGTGGTTTCCTGCCTTCATGGATGGCGGCTCGCTCGCCGCTGCTGAATAAATCGAGGTACCACTCATGCCCATGAACCCCGGCGACATCGAAGACATGATCAAGGCCGGCATTCCCGGCGCCAAGGTGACGATTCGCGACCTGGCCGGGGATGGCGATCACTATGCCGCCGAAGTTGTCGCGGAAGCCTTCCGCGGCAAGAGCCGCGTGCAGCAGCACCAGATGGTCTATGATGCCCTGAAGGGCAATATGGGCGGTGTGCTGCACGCTCTCGCGCTGCAGACGTCAGCGCCCGATTGAGAGCGCCTGCGCTTCTTCGCCGGAGTTGAACGCCAGCTCCGGCAGTTTCTTCGAGGAAAATTCCGCGAAATGCGAGGCCGGCAGCGGACCGGCTGATATCAGCGTGAAATCGAAGAAGGCCTTCACGTCGGGACCGAGCACATATTGCCGGTGAACCCGCAGGAAATCGCGCTTGATCTTGGCGTAGTGCTGCGTCGACAGCATCTGCTTGAACCGAACGAAAAGGATCGAAGCCTGTTCGGCATCCGGATGCCCGCAAACAGCGGCGACCTTCACCTTGTAAAAGTGAATCGCGTCGGTCAGACAGTGAACGTCGAGCCAGAAAATCTCCTTACAGCGCGCGATCAATCCGACACGAGAGCGCAGCACGGTTGCCGGACGCATGAGGGCGCATTGCAGGATGGCGCTGCCGAGCGTCATGAACACCACGCGCTTGCCCTCCAGCAATTCCGGTTCGCGCTCGAGCAGCAGGCCGATCACATGAGCCGCGACGGACGAGCCCATGCTATGTGAGGAAATGACGAATTCGTCGATATCAGGCTCATCCAGGGCCTGACGTACGCTGATTGCGCCCGCCTCCAGCCATTGTTTGGCACCGAGCCCGTTCAGCCCCGCCATCGCCACGGCCATTTCCCAGTCGGAGAAAAGATGCATGGTGTGCAACTTCTCCGCCTGTGGCAGAAATACATAGACGAGGAAAGCGACGGCCAGCGCAATGCTGCCGATATGGCTCCAGCCCGGCAGCCCGAGCACGAACGGCGTAAAGGCGATCGAAAGGCTGATCAGCAGCCCCGCAAGCATCAGCAGAAAGGGAAAGACGAAGAACAGGCCGAAACGCCAGGCGTGACGGAAATAGCCGACCATCCCGCCCGAAGCGGCAACCTTTGCGGCGGCAAGATAGCCTTGCATGAGCCGCGTAAAGAATGGCCTGCCATTCAAGGCCGAGACCAGGTCGTTGTGATCGACGATATGAATGCGGCTCTGCGTTTGCCAATCCGCGGCCGTCGCGGTTACATCGAAATAGGGTGCCCGACCGAAATTCTTCAGCTCGTCGACCGAGACCGAAAAATCCCAGACAGCAGCGCTCTGCCGTGCCGAACGCTCGTAACGAGCCCGATGCGCCGCCGCGTCCAACGGCTCGAAACCGGGGAAGTGGAGAACCACCCTCTTCTTGATATTATTCATCTGGCAGGCTGTCCCTGGGCACACGAGCGGCATCGAAATACTGGAAATCGCCAAGACCACGGGCTGCGGGCTTTTTCATGGCGGCGCACCAGAATTCATCTGAACATAAAAAAGATTGAAATCAAGTGTTTACGATCGTGCTCGTCGGCGGGAAGGGAAACGCTTATAGGTGTCATCGACTTATCGCCGCACCACACGGTGCCAAGAAGGCGATACGTCAGCATTCGCGGCCGGGATAGGGAGAGCTGTCGGCACAAGGGTCCGCCGGTGGCGCGATCATGATTTTTTGAACGATCTGAGGCACGGCCGGTTGCGGCGTCGGAGCAGTCGATGCGCGATAGCCGAAGGCAATGCTCAAAACGAGCACGATGGCACAAACGGTCACGGCACTGTTCAGAATGGAAGCCCTTGGCGTGCGCACATGCTCATAATATTCCCGCTCGCCCGCGCTCGCTCCCTCCGAACTGTAAAATTCCCGCTCTTCACCAACCTGCCCGTCAGAATAGTGATGGTGGCTCATGGTGTTCCGCTCCCTCAAAGTGCGAATGTAATGCCGACAAGGGACCGACACGCGCCAAATCGCATCAATCAACAGACCTTAACAAACATACCGTCCGTTTGTAAATTAAATAGCAGCCTAATATTACTCGTCCCTTGCTTCGAATTTCATGTGTGTTGTTCAGGCTCGGAGTTGAAGAGGCATTTTCAAAACGCACTGTTCAGAAAAGATTGCCAATGCGCGGTTTCAGCCATCTTTCTTAATCGCTGATGCCGGAAAACTATTCATGCGATGAAAAAGACGGCGCGTACGTTTTGCCGCTGGAAATCGCGCCGGTCGCTTGCTATTTAAGGAACAGATTTAACGCTGCGGACCTTGACCCCGCATGTGAAAGGAACTGGACAATGAGCGGCATTCACGAATTCATCGACAGCGAAGTCAAGAACAACGACGTCGTTCTCTTCATGAAGGGCACGCCCCAGTTCCCGCAGTGTGGCTTCTCCGGCCAGATAGTCCAGATTCTCGATTATGTCGGCGTCGACTACAAGGGCATCAATGTCCTTGCCGATGCCGAGATCCGTCAGGGCATCAAGGACTATTCCAACTGGCCGACCATTCCGCAGCTCTATGTAAAGGGCGAGTTCATCGGCGGC encodes the following:
- a CDS encoding BolA family transcriptional regulator, producing MPMNPGDIEDMIKAGIPGAKVTIRDLAGDGDHYAAEVVAEAFRGKSRVQQHQMVYDALKGNMGGVLHALALQTSAPD
- the purL gene encoding phosphoribosylformylglycinamidine synthase subunit PurL, yielding MTISNSIQITPELIAAHGLKPDEYQRILDLIGREPTFTELGIFSAMWNEHCSYKSSKKWLRTLPTKGPRVIQGPGENAGVVDIDDGDCVVFKMESHNHPSYIEPYQGAATGVGGILRDVFTMGARPVAAMNALRFGEPDHPKTRHLVSGVVAGVGGYGNSFGVPTVGGEVEFDARYNGNILVNAFAAGLAKSNAIFLSEAKGVGLPVVYLGAKTGRDGVGGATMASAEFDESIEEKRPTVQVGDPFTEKCLLEACLELMQTGAVIAIQDMGAAGLTCSAVEMGAKGDLGIELELDKVPVREEHMTAYEMMLSESQERMLMVLQPEKEAVAKAIFVKWGLDFAIVGKTTDDLRFRVIHQGEEVANLPIKDLGDQAPEYDRPWRESDKRAALPADLVAAPEDYGQALLTLVGSANQSSRRWVYEQYDTLIQGNSLQLPGGDAGVVRVEGHPSKALAFSSDVTPRYVEADPFEGGKQAVAECWRNITATGAEPLAATDNLNFGNPEKPEIMGQLVGAIKGIGEACRALDFPIVSGNVSLYNETNGVAILPTPTIAGVGLLPDWKAMARIGSASEGDRVLMIGVDGSHLGSSIYLRNIIGSTDGPAPEVDLFAERRNGDFVRSAIRNDQVTACHDISSGGLALALAEMAMASRKGLRIDLGEFKTLPHAALFGEDQARYVIAVPADVADFVCINAESAGVPFRRLGTVGGDALAIDGLLTLQVEQLREAHESWFPAFMDGGSLAAAE
- the grxD gene encoding Grx4 family monothiol glutaredoxin, whose amino-acid sequence is MSGIHEFIDSEVKNNDVVLFMKGTPQFPQCGFSGQIVQILDYVGVDYKGINVLADAEIRQGIKDYSNWPTIPQLYVKGEFIGGCDIVREMFQAGELQQHLQEHGISVRGAA